tctttattgcatgaatccaataaagcttcaacctttatagattttacacaagttcatgtatctatatcatatgtgatgatgaatacttggtctttatcatcacaacaaacacaaaaaggttccaagtaagtgagatctacaataataacttagacctcaagtattaagaaaaccttaagctagaaagcttggatctttacaagattaatgagaccataagctagaaagctaagatctttaacaaaataatgaaagtaatgagaccataagctaaaaagctaagaaatttaacataataatgaaaccctaaggtaaaaagcttggatctttatgtTAAACGGTAATTGTGATATTATTATTGCTTGATTGATTGCCTACCCCCAATAATGATACAGTATAAATAACCAAATAAAGGTGCAAACCTAGAGGCCTAAATACACATATGGGCCCTTATAGAACATGAGCTATAAATGATAAATATATAAAAGTCCATCgtctaacatccccccgcagttggagcgggagcaGAGTGGATGCTCAAACTGGATCTAAACTCGTCGAAGAGTGCAGTAGGAAGGCCTTTAGTGAAGATGTCTGCAAACTGGTATCTAGAAGGAACATGAAGTACCCGAACATGCCCTTTGAGGACAAGATCTTTCACGAAGTGAATGTCAATCTCTATGTGTTTGGTACGTTGATGCTGAACCGGATTTTCTGACATATAAACCGCACTGACATTATCGCAATACACAAGAGTGACTGTAGAGAGGGGGCAGTGAAGTTCTCGAAGAAGATTACGGATCCAACGTGTCTCTGCGACGGCGTTTGCAACAACGCGGTACTCGACTTCAGTACTGGAGCGAGAAGGAGTATGTTGCCTCTTGGAAGACCAGGAAAGAAGGTTGTTGCCTAAAAACACACAGTATCCAGAAGTGGAGCGTCTGGTAGAGGGGCACCCTGCCCAATCTGCATCAGAGTATGCCACTAGTGAAGATGTGGAGGAGGAAAACAATTGTAGTCCAAGGTCCAGAGTCCCCTGAACATAGCGGATGATCCATCTGAGAGCAGCCATGTGAGGCTCCCTAGGGTCATCCATGAAAAGACATATCTGTTGTACTAAGTAAGAGATGTTAGGACGAGTAAAAGTAAGATACTGAAGTGCACCGGCAAGACTACGATACATGGTGGGATCCTTAACCGGAGGACCAGATGCTGCAAGTTTGGTGCCTGTATCAATAGGGGTCCTGCTAGAGTTACAACCTATCATGTCTGCACGCTCAATAATCTCAGTTGCATACTTCTTTTGAGAGAGAAACATCCCGGTTTGATTGCGAGTAATAGAGATCCCCAAAAAATAGTTCAATGGGCCAAGATCGGTCATCTAGAACTCCTGATGTGATGAAGAGATAACTCGTTGAAGCAGTGCTGTCGAAGATGCAGTTAGGaggatatcatccacatataataataaataagctGTATCTGTGCCCTGTCGATAGATAAAAAGAGAGGTGTCACACCAAGTGTGCTGAAATCCAACACGCTGAGCATACCCAGAAAATCGCTGGTACCAGGCACGAGGAGCCTATTTCAACCCGTAGAGAGATTTCTGGAGAAGACATACATGGTCGGGATGGGCAGGGTCCCGAAAACCTGGGGGCTGATGCATATAGACAGTCTCTAAAATGTGACCATGAAGAAACgcattcttgacatctagctgatgaatAGGCCAATGTCGAGAAGCAGCAAGGCTGAGAACAGTCCTGATAGTTGCCGGTTTAACAACCGGGCTAAAcgtctcatcacaatcaataccaACCTGTTGGCTTCGACCGTTAGCGACAAGTCGAGCCTTATACCTACTCAGTGTACCGTCTGCATTAAACTTGTGTTTGAAcaaccacatggagcgaactatgttcgtgtccgtGGGGCAGGGCACAAGAGTCCAAGTACCatttttaattaaagcattatattcttCAGTCATAGCGTTATGCCAGTTAGGGTCGTTAAGGGCATTGGAATATGATTTTGGTGTAGGAGAAGGTGTGGAAACGTGGAGATTAAGACGTTGAACAGGTTTGGTGGTGCCAAGGCGATGTCGAGTAACCATAGGGTGAGTGGAGGTCATGTTTTGAGGTGGTGGGGGTGGTGAGGGTGCAGGAGTAGGAGGAGAAGGAGGGCTAGGAGTAGTAGGAGTGTCGGTTGAGGGTGGAGTGGCGACATGAGTTGGAGATATGTCCGAGAGAGTGTGAGAGAATAGATTTGGAGGAGGGTCAAGAAACTCATATGATGATGGTGGGGAGGTAGTAGTGGAGCTATAAGGAAATGATGTTTCATCGAAGGTGACATGACGAGAGAGAATGATTTTGTGAGTGGCGAGGTCAAGACATCGGTATCCGTGGTGATTCGATGGATAACCGAGGAAGATACACGGGGTGGAGCGTGGAGCGAGTTTGTTAGTGTTGTTGAGGTGAGGGTAGCAAATACAACCGAAAACACGAAGAGTGTAGTAGTTGGGTGGATATTTATAGAGGCGTGTATGGGGAATATCGTGGTTTATTGGGGATGAGGGTAGGAGATTGAGTAGATAGGCGGCCATGTGAAGAGCCTAGGTTTGCTTGAAAGAGAAGTGTGCATATGAAGTTATTGATAGTACGAATCATCCGTTCAGATTTCCCGTTTTGTTGGGAGGTTTGTGGGCAAGAAAAGTGTATTTGAACACCGTTGTTTTGGAATAATTGTTTAATTTGGCTATTGTCGAATTCACCGCCAAGGTCACATTGGAAGGCTTTAATTTTAGAATTGAACTGAGTTTTAATGTATGCACGAAATTGGGTAAATTTATTAAAGACTTCAGATTTATTGCGTAATGGAAAAACCCATAAGTAATGCGAGTAATGATCAAGGAAAATGACATAATATTTGTAACCACTAAGGCTCGAAATAGGTGAAGTCCATAAATCCGAGTGAACAATATCAAATGACGAATCAACAGGAGAAATGGAACTACTAAACGGAAGTCTCACATGCTTGCCAAGTTGACAGGCATGACAGAGAGCAGGAGACTTTGTATTTTTACATGTAATAGAATTATTAGAAATAAGACGACGAAAAACATCAGTGCTTGGATGTCCGAGGCGCTGATGCCAAATACTGGGTGTGGTGATTAGAGCATGATGAGGTGGGGATGGTGTCGGATTTGTGAACGGGTAGAGATCTCCGGTGTTATCACATCGGAGGAGCAGACGGTTAGTCAAGTAGTCTTTCACAGAAAAACCAAACTCCTCAAATGATACAGAAAATTTATTATCACGGGTAAAATGACGAATGAAAATAAGATTCTTAACTATGTTAGGTGTAACAAGAACATTAGACAGGTGTAGGGGTCGGTTAACATTAGGCAAAACGCTATGACCAGTGTTGACAACGGGGATGTGATTCCCGTTACCAACAGCGACAGAAGGATAAATGCAATGATTAAAAACAGTACTTAAATTTTTAATGCTAGACGTGAGGTGAGTTGACGCACCAGTGTCCATAGTCCAACTTGGGTCGAATGTGTGAGGTACTGCTACAGTATTGTTGGGTTGTTGCGGCCCATAAAAGGTTGACATAGATGGCCCATAAACATAAGGTGGACTTGGCTGCATAATGTATTGTTGTGTCTGTAACGGCCCAAAACTGAAATAGGGTGGATCATTGTGGGATGGAGATTGTGAGTAAATGGTATGTTGCAAGTTGGGTCTCGGCTTGTAGGAATTATGTGAGCTTTGAACATGTGTGTGGGTCAGTTTTATCCTTTCAATTGTTTTTTGTTGGGCctcaataatatttaataattgacCTTGAGTATATGACTGACCTAAATACTTGTGATTCCTTCCATGTGACGTCGACTGAAATTTGTGTGCCTGAGATCGAGTGTCATCAATCATGATTAATTAATTGGTATTTGTGAAAAGTTGATATAATATGATTCCTCACGTGCTTCCTCAGACTTTGTGTGAAGATCCTTTACATAGACAAAACAATATTTAATTGTTTTGTCTTTTCTTCCTTTTTGTTTTGAATTACTTTGCAATGAAGACACTTTATATAGATTGGTTTTGTTTATTTGATTGCTGAGCATACACTGAATATCTCGATTGAAGAATAACCGATACGGCAGCGGCAATGATTTTGGTCGGTGGGTTTTTAGGGTTAATGAGGTATTGCATCTAATACCATGTTAAACGATATTTGTGATATTATTATTGCTTGATTGATTGCCTACTCCCAATAATGATACAATATAAATAACCAAATAAAGGTGCAAACCTAGAGGCCTAAATACACATATGGGCCCTTATAGAACATGAGCTATAAATGATAAATATATAAAAGTCCATAGTCTAaccctttagtgttcttgaagatcttgaagcataaagcttggatctttaagatacatgaagattacaaacacaagtttgaatctttataacaaaataacaagattaaagctaaaaagatttagatctacaaaataagtgaagattcaaagctagaaagcttgaatcttccatgatctttgaaggattcaaacccaagtttgaatctacaagatgtaatcaagatcaaaaactaaaaagtttgatccctttaatgatgatgatgtcgtgggtgatgaagggagaagaagaagaaataaatcaaaaacttacactttttagagtgagaaagactagagagagaattagagagtaagtgtgtgtaaattgcaaatgtgatcaagtgtgaaatgagtgaaataaggcttgtatttataggtggtgaggtgagggtggggTGGTGATGGCCGTGGGTTAGTaagggggacaagggggataactttttgcttttggattaatggttgtctaaagtaggtgcttatgttaggatcacaTGCAACATTAAGGGTAATGCTTATCAAAAAtgatagtatgttccctctaataaatgggcatttgtctttcgttaatatgggtcactaacttatttaaattgggctaattaaatagtccactagctagtgtagggtgggctaaagtccaacaagatagaaagtccaacaagactaacttgtgtgctctagtaaattactaagcgtaattaatcatccaaaaacccaagtaattgttattataaaataataattagtatttcgtagtcgtaatattccggttatgacaaaagttaaacgtgtacacagtacgcagttcgttcaaaacgtcaagtgacactaacggtcataaaggcttccggggttcaagttaagtaacctacgtacttaaaggaacattttaatatataaacgaaagtaatccacatgtagaaaATTCTAAGAGCATAATATAGTTCAGTACGCACAAATTTGCAGTTTCgtagaaagcacaaagcacaaaagcaagtcgataaAGTCGGGTCATtagattacccacctgttaatgaaaattttgtcccgaaattttaagctgaggtagacggtagagttgtgaagaagtgagaatacttctgcttcatctgatcctctcattcccaagtaaattcaggtcctcgttttgcattccatcgtactcggacgatcggaatcttgttacgtttcaaggtcttgaccttacagtccataatttcgacaggttcttccacgaaatggagtttgtcattaatcgtaagctcctcgagaggtatgacaagttttggttcagcaagacatttcttcagattcgatacgtaaaaagtgggatgaactgcgttcaattgagtcggaagatccaaacggtaagcaacgggtccaacacgctctaaaacttcaaaaggaccaatgtatcgtggattCAACTTCCCATGCTTTCTGAAACGGATTACAACTTCCCAcgcagtcctataattacaagcatcaaatgcgagtgtcctcgtcattctatcttgtaaccacagtcaaatattctaactaattactatttagatggtttgacgcggttgttacgtatgttaataattacaccagttgtcactgaatgtaacccaccttaattttaactagtcttttaaccattaatccattcacgtgtccgtttcaataaataatttagcatatatataaataacccgtcttccgtgtccggtcaacgtatgtgattatttatacatatagtgaattataaatagtggtaatttaacaagttgtcacttaattattttaccatacccattaatagttaaaaccccaatctcccttaaggtcgttctttatctaaatattaatcgttgtacaaattaaatcaacccattttctatttttagtcaaacataataactacttaggttaaataagcataataataaattagctactaAACATGGTAGAAAAATAAATAACACTTACAGaaaagttcttagcttccattaattcGATGTGGTAGAAACTTGATAGAAATCACTCGTGCAATAATATATTACAATACCCAAACTACTAATTTACTACAAGTGAAATAGAAATTGAAACTGAAAATAGAAGTACTTCATAACTTGACTACTTCTCTGAGCACTCTCCTCTCCCATAGTGTACTGATTGTGaaatattaatactccgtaattgagATAAAACTTGGCCCCAATATCCCTTTTTTTAGTATATCCTCTGATAGTGTTACAGTTGAACTAGACCCCAATATCCTCTCAATATCTGTAAACATGATCTTCTTTCTCCAATTAATTATTCATCCACAGACAACACTCTAAATATAATACTTCTTAAAGTTGATCTAAGACCAACTTTCCATCCCATTCAACATATTATACTCCGTATGTGATCAAAGCTTGACCCACATCCTCAAATTCTTCCATTTGCTTCTTTCTTTTAATTAAAGAAATACAAAAAGCAGCACCCATGACATTTGACCAAATACATACTTGTTTATTCCTTTTTTGCATATGTGTAGATCCCATTTGATTTGATCCGAATTATGGTGACCTCAATCCCATTTTGAGAGAGTGGACCTTTTTAAAACGCGGTGTTTAGTTTTTCACCTTTTAAGGCTTTGTTTCCTTGTACTCTTCGCATGCTTACTTGTATTGTTACTGGGTCTATTTGCAAGCATAAAAATCTGGTACTTTTGTTTTGTTAATTTGTACATTTTTCACTTGAGCATTAAGGTCTTGTACATCTTGGAGTATCACTTGTACATTGAGCGTTTTCACTGTCTTTTTGATTAGTTCTTCATTTTCGCACTCcgtcttcacttttatttatttgtacaattacaatagaaatatatacaattacatatgaaaacctattatttaggagagatatttcgactaaatatatgttcattttgagcaatatcaaactcCCCACActttgaacattgcttgtcctcaagcaatacataactaaaAATACTCTGAAATAATAGAAAATCACACTTCACACGATTTATTCTTTTATTTTTCACTCTATTTCACACTATATACAATGATGATGATTTCTTTTTCACGTCACGATACAAATTCCGTCAATTCAATTCATAACAACGAGCAAGTTCCAAGTTAATGAAACTTAAGGGTCGTAGTTAAAGTCTTACGTGACTTtagaaaaatttggatccttagggaaataggaacctgatgaaaacgttttgtattttgaaaatgcatgctagtttttacactagacacgtttttcggattaacccatcaccggtgtaagttttcataaacatttttgtgggttgtgggtttcatattttcttTTGATTTTAAGAAAAAAGCTTTCGGTTTTGTGTACCCACTTGCTATCCCTGTgtttggaaagcacacatccagtttacttgttccatatattaccttacggcaaactaccgtccggttgcaaaggagagcgatgaacaagaaactgttaaggctatGTTACATGAACATGCATAAAATCATGGTCaacatcgtgtcggatgcaattactatccttggtaggagaaatagtaaagatcaccctagaagtttttggtctggcacaaggtcctgtctccgaccatgctatgcaaccaccgttctcacggttgacacccgatttggttcaggtgacctaatgaattccggtgaattcctaggattttacgttcaacagtAATAAACGTACTGAAAATAAGTTctttgaaaacaaatcggttttatatttttttcaaaacattttctcggtcaagttcgagtatagatatcatcgaattccatgagtttgtaattctcaatctttaaggtcaatctcaaggattgagtaatatcaggcttaaatgctgatttttaatctttaaggagattatcctttctgggatctggttcatcagtcttatccagctgatttgtaaggcgtcctccccattttacaagacaaatcctctcatggttaggataagtccgaccacttggcgaccctgtttgatgctgaggtccgtggatttccagctgattttcgaaaaaactttacaaggtttttcgtagactctacagccGGTCtgtacgacaacttcttgacctaaatcaagaagcgcatttcttttttggaagactttacttcctctaggATGGAATTGATTAATCCTAAAGACCTCGTGTATTAAAAGATTAATGTTTTTCTTAAGGAAAATAAGATTTTATGAACacattttgatcttttaaaaacaTTTTGTACGAAGGGTCAGTTGGGTGCAACACTATCCCTTATAGTGTAGATCGCCCTTTTAGTTCTCCAATTAGCCCATGTCTCGGTTTCAATCACTGTTCTTTATGGATTACCACAAAAGTACCTGCAAAACTTCGCACAAACTTATGATATGcagttttaaacaaatagattggttaatctccccacacttggctttttctttacctttttattctcctctattctattaaataaattcaacatttgtgttatttctcaatttatgtccgttttaggtgacgatagtttcagtaaattttacttaattttactgttcataaatatatataaacatgatttgaatttatttagctagaaatttttaaatttttcacaCAATTTAAAGAATAAGCCAAGTGTATAAATCGAGAGAattataacccctccccacacttgagatcatgcaatgccctcatttgcaatgaaatcagacaaAAATTATAATTCACGAGGGCAAATAGTATAGAAAGGGAGTTAAAACTTCTTAGAGCCAGAAAGCCCTAACTTGCGCTGTTTTGTGTTGAATTGTTCTTTATTACCAATTTATCGTCTCTTGTTCACATGTTTTGTCAAAAAttggttacttttgctgaacttactgtCAGTTTATGAAATTATCTTGTTTTACCTATTTTCACACAACAACAAAACAAACAAACATGCATCCAAAGACAcataatttttttaattattttttttatatactttaaattaataaggataaaataacgataacaaaattctcgccccacccttgggtaaagtaatttcagtgtaAACACCTAATCTTTAACTCACGACTAATTTATAGTAATCGTCATTTAAAAGTTATTAATTAAAAGTAAGTTTTTATCCCACTTAAATCAaattatctttttaataataataacaaaattttcgTTCTACGCGATTTCGGCAGGAACTTAATTTCACtaatgaaaattttgaaatttttatattaagtatttgacttaagatatttatatcttctcaataaacgatattccctaattcaaaatttaaaattttgtatGATAGCAGTAATTTCAGTTTTGGGTACCTAATTTTACCGATTACCAATCTAAACACTTAAATTAGAAGATTTATCGCTTGAAAGCCGAAGATTGAATGCATTTAAACCAACAaacaaacttaaaatacaaatacaTTATTCTTTACAAACAATCATACATGTTTATCACACAATAGCACACTAAAATAAATCACACAACAAACTATTACACTCGCACACTTGCACACTTGCACACTCGCACACTTGTGAGAATTTCAGAATCTCACAGAATTATCATCTTGAAAACGACCTGAGCGAATTGCTTCGAAAGTGAGTCGACCAAGTTGATTTTCCATAGCTTCATATGCGTACCCTCTCGGGTTTAGTAATTTTTCTTGAAAACACTTGACtagcccttctcggcataaagttacaAACTCAAAATTAGAATAAGTTTGATTCTTGGGGCATTTCCCTTCGTGGAACCATTTTCCGCACTTGTAACATTTCTCGAGTTGGTTTGCCCTTCGTTTTGCAGTAGATTTAGATGTACCTTGTGCGAAATTAACTTTATTATGTTCTGCCCTTTTCTCTTTTCTAACAGCAGTCATTTTCTCTCTAATCTCCAACACCGTATCAATTGGTAAGGTGTAGATCAGTGCGTATATGAGAAGAGAATGGTTTTGATCGAACGAAGTGCGCgacttatgcatc
This genomic stretch from Rutidosis leptorrhynchoides isolate AG116_Rl617_1_P2 chromosome 11, CSIRO_AGI_Rlap_v1, whole genome shotgun sequence harbors:
- the LOC139875622 gene encoding uncharacterized mitochondrial protein AtMg00810-like; translated protein: MTDLGPLNYFLGISITRNQTGMFLSQKKYATEIIERADMIGCNSSRTPIDTGTKLAASGPPVKDPTMYRSLAGALQYLTFTRPNISYLVQQICLFMDDPREPHMAALRWIIRYVQGTLDLGLQLFSSSTSSLVAYSDADWAGCPSTRRSTSGYCVFLGNNLLSWSSKRQHTPSRSSTEVEYRVVANAVAETRWIRNLLRELHCPLSTVTLVYCDNVSAVYMSENPVQHQRTKHIEIDIHFVKDLVLKGHVRVLHVPSRYQFADIFTKGLPTALFDEFRSSLSIHSAPAPTAGGC